A genomic stretch from Neomonachus schauinslandi chromosome 16, ASM220157v2, whole genome shotgun sequence includes:
- the CEBPA gene encoding CCAAT/enhancer-binding protein alpha, with protein sequence MESADFYEAEPRPPMSSHLQSPPHAPSSAAFGFPRGAGSAQPPAPPAAPEPLGGICEHETSIDISAYIDPAAFNDEFLADLFQHSRQQEKAKAAAAPAGAGGGDFDYTGAPGGPGGAVMPGGAHGPPPGYGCAAAGYLDGRLEPLYERVGAPALRPLVIKQEPREEDEAKQLALAGLFPYQPPPPPPPPHPHPHPPPAHLAAPHLQFQIAHCGQTTMHLQPGHPTPPPTPVPSPHPAPALGPAGLPGPGGALKGLAAAHPDLRAGGGGAGKVKKSVDKNSNEYRVRRERNNIAVRKSRDKAKQRNVETQQKVLELTSDNDRLRKRVEQLSRELDTLRGIFRQLPESSLVKAMGNCA encoded by the coding sequence ATGGAGTCGGCCGACTTCTACGAGGCGGAGCCGCGGCCCCCGATGAGCAGCCACCTCCAGAGTCCCCCGCACGCGCCCAGCAGCGCCGCCTTCGGCTTTCCCCGGGGCGCGGGCTCCGCGcaaccccccgccccacctgccGCCCCGGAGCCGCTGGGCGGCATCTGCGAACACGAGACGTCCATCGACATCAGCGCCTACATCGACCCGGCCGCCTTCAACGACGAGTTCCTGGCCGACCTGTTCCAGCACAGCCGGCAGCAGGAGAAGGCCAAGGCGGCCGCGGCCCCCGCAGGAGCCGGCGGCGGCGACTTTGACTACACGGGCGCCCCCGGGGGCCCCGGCGGCGCCGTGATGCCCGGAGGGGCGCACGGGCCCCCTCCGGGCTACGGCTGCGCGGCGGCCGGCTACCTGGACGGCAGGCTGGAGCCCCTGTACGAGCGCGTCGGGGCGCCGGCGCTGCGGCCGCTGGTGATCAAGCAGGAGCCGCGCGAGGAGGACGAGGCGAAGCAGCTGGCGCTGGCCGGCCTCTTCCCCtaccagccgccgccgccgccgcccccgccgcacCCGCACCCGCACCCGCCGCCCGCGCACCTGGCCGCCCCGCACCTGCAGTTCCAGATCGCGCACTGCGGCCAGACCACCATGCACCTGCAGCCCGGCCACCCCACGCCGCCGCCCACGCCCGTGCCCAGCCCTCACCCAGCGCCGGCTCTCGGCCCCGCTGGCTTGCCAGGCCCTGGCGGCGCGCTCAAGGGGCTAGCCGCTGCGCACCCCGACCTccgcgcgggcggcggcggcgcgggcaaAGTCAAGAAGTCGGTGGACAAGAACAGCAACGAGTACCGGGTGCGGCGCGAGCGCAACAACATCGCCGTGCGCAAGAGCCGGGACAAGGCCAAGCAGCGCAACGTGGAGACACAGCAGAAGGTGCTGGAGCTGACCAGTGACAATGACCGCCTGCGCAAGCGGGTGGAACAGCTGAGCCGCGAACTGGACACGCTGCGGGGTATCTTCCGCCAGCTGCCCGAGAGCTCCCTGGTCAAGGCCATGGGCAACTGCGCGTGA